The following DNA comes from Salvelinus sp. IW2-2015 linkage group LG1, ASM291031v2, whole genome shotgun sequence.
CACATAGTTACACTAAAAATGGAACAGGAGGTGACAAACATGACATGATGACATATTGGTTCAAACCCGGTTACATACAGTAGCTCATGGAACTACTTGGCTTTGTGGTTATTTAAGGTGAAGCGGTATATAATTGGTTGTACTGTACCATTTCCAGCTCTGGGCTGATAAGGTGACCAAAGTCTACCAGTCTGTCTAAATCGTCCTCCCACAGGTTGGGGGCTAGCTCCTCGAGCATGGTTTCTATGGCCATGCGTGTGGACACGGAGGCAGCATCTTTGTTGTCCCCCTGATGACCGCTGTCAGACTGGAACTTGGAGTCCAACAGGAACTGGCCGTTGGTCTCCAGAAGCTCAAAGAGACCTCTGTGTTTCATCAAGGCCATCTGTAGAGCACACatctacattacatttacattaaataCCAGTACATAAAACCAGATCTACAGAGCTAAATGAGCATCAACATATTCTCTAAGACtgatgatgtactgtatattgttctCTACAGTATAGTATACAGTCAAATAGTACAGTATTGTATCTTAAGTTCATGTACAGTCCAATATCTAATCCATATCTGTTGCTGTCAGGCATTGCCACTGTACCTTTAACATTTCGGCCAGCCCATTGGAGATGTGTCTTCGAGAAACAGTTTGAATGAAGGAGCGGTCTAGGAAAGCAGCCACTGGGGGTATGTAGCCACCTAGCTTATTTTTACAGTTGGCAAAGTTCACCCCAGTCTTTGCCCCCACGCTGGCATCGACATAAGAGAGCAGGGTGGTAGGGACACGGATGTAGGGGGTGCGTCTCCTGTACAGGGATGCCGCCAGGCCCACTATGTCCAAGCAGACTCCTCCTCCGATGGCGATGATGGGCTCTGTGCGTCTGTCCAGGGAGAACTTATGGACCTCCTCCAGGATCCTCATCACCAGCTCCATGGACTTGTTCTCCTCGGTGGTGGGCAGGGGCAGGATCCTGTAGAGAACATTAT
Coding sequences within:
- the eevs gene encoding 2-epi-5-epi-valiolone synthase isoform X3 — encoded protein: MEQGTSWTVVSPIVFTYKVTESLGLLDPSNDTLLLGHIRDPQQLEALRNSISTKPLRRFVVMDQTVYNLYGCQLTDYFEAHNVLYRILPLPTTEENKSMELVMRILEEVHKFSLDRRTEPIIAIGGGVCLDIVGLAASLYRRRTPYIRVPTTLLSYVDASVGAKTGVNFANCKNKLGGYIPPVAAFLDRSFIQTVSRRHISNGLAEMLKMALMKHRGLFELLETNGQFLLDSKFQSDSGHQGDNKDAASVSTRMAIETMLEELAPNLWEDDLDRLVDFGHLISPELEMKVLPSLLHGEAVNIDMSYMVYVARERGLMTEEEKLRIIGCMGGLELPVWHQDVTMALVQHSLCERLKHSGGLVRMPLPNGLGHAEIYNDTGDDTLYRAFEKWCDELRPSDLN
- the eevs gene encoding 2-epi-5-epi-valiolone synthase isoform X2 is translated as MAVIMKTKGSYYESTMEQGTSWTVVSPIVFTYKVTESLGLLDPSNDTLLLGHIRDPQQLEALRNSISTKPLRRFVVMDQTVYNLYGCQLTDYFEAHNVLYRILPLPTTEENKSMELVMRILEEVHKFSLDRRTEPIIAIGGGVCLDIVGLAASLYRRRTPYIRVPTTLLSYVDASVGAKTGVNFANCKNKLGGYIPPVAAFLDRSFIQTVSRRHISNGLAEMLKMALMKHRGLFELLETNGQFLLDSKFQSDSGHQGDNKDAASVSTRMAIETMLEELAPNLWEDDLDRLVDFGHLISPELEMKVLPSLLHGEAVNIDMSYMVYVARERGLMTEEEKLRIIGCMGGLELPVWHQDVTMALVQHSLCERLKHSGGLVRMPLPNGLGHAEIYNDTGDDTLYRAFEKWCDELRPSDLN